In Marinobacter sp. ANT_B65, the following proteins share a genomic window:
- a CDS encoding class GN sortase gives MSRLLLLLITSSATLLVFGLWIPLKAVVAQELLEIAWAESQTRQTASRPWPWADTWPVAKLSMPDLGDSMIVLAGVHGESLAFGPGQMMGASDPHGAVIIAGHRDTHFRPLKYLEPGNELRLQSRDGRWQSYRVHETRIVDSRSEFIDTRQLPEDTLLLVTCYPFDSMDPGGPLRYVVEARLQQTDTVAGL, from the coding sequence ATGAGCCGCCTGCTTCTGTTGCTCATAACAAGCTCTGCAACCCTGCTGGTCTTCGGGCTATGGATTCCTTTAAAGGCTGTGGTTGCTCAGGAGTTGCTGGAGATTGCCTGGGCTGAAAGCCAGACGCGGCAGACAGCATCCCGGCCGTGGCCCTGGGCGGATACCTGGCCTGTCGCAAAACTGTCCATGCCGGATCTGGGCGATTCCATGATTGTGCTTGCGGGTGTCCACGGGGAAAGCCTGGCCTTCGGGCCAGGGCAGATGATGGGGGCCTCTGATCCCCACGGCGCCGTCATAATTGCCGGACACAGGGATACACATTTCCGGCCCCTGAAGTACCTGGAACCCGGTAACGAACTTCGGCTGCAAAGCCGGGACGGCAGGTGGCAGAGCTATCGGGTGCATGAAACCAGAATCGTGGATAGCCGCTCGGAGTTTATTGATACCCGGCAACTGCCTGAGGATACCCTTCTGCTGGTTACCTGCTATCCGTTTGACAGCATGGATCCGGGCGGCCCCCTCAGGTATGTGGTTGAGGCCCGGTTGCAACAAACTGATACTGTTGCAGGCCTATAA
- a CDS encoding marine proteobacterial sortase target protein: MMFSAILSKHSASLFCPASPSKALHGYRRASGQMGGLSARRESRVQSIMEGVSLWLAVLLMLFVQPLYAEASTGSEDSAGVLHFVNAKGQWQEPALVLGSDFDVRVSGLIADSRLVRTFRNTSDQWREGVFVFPLPETASVYGLTMKVGERTIVGEVQPREEAKKTYEKARDSGRHAATVEQQRPNLFTTRVANIPPGATVSVELNYQQLVDYQDGIFELSVPTTLTPRYMPGEPLATSSQQWEGGWAVPTTEVPDADSISPFTVDVADVAADSHRASLRFIIDAGLPLAQVSSPSHQLATEQDGGVVTVKPQAGTIVMNRDFVLRWQPLAGQEPGAAVFQQRWEGEDYLLAMVVPGRAGKTRLPRELTFVIDTSGSMAGESIRQAREALQMGLETLAPGDRFNVIQFNSQPHALFVQPGMATPNNLARARHYVSQLQADGGTEMAPALSMALQSHGRDAGELAEDASPRVRQVVFMTDGAVGNESALFSQIRRQLGDQRLFTVAIGSAPNRHFMREAARWGRGSYTAVQDLADISGPLARLFTAMEAPVLTDIEVNWPGQSASTQEDSFPLRPGDLFQGEPLLQVVRGVPAAGELSVSGRLPGGGKWQRSLDLQQAAIGTGLHRYWAREKINSLLDEARVQAQEPDKEQITRLAVEHSLMSPYTSFVAVDTTPARDLESALLKDNLPTLLPAGSQPGMARYPQTATAAPLLVALGLFGLMLCVAIAMMQRRSYP; the protein is encoded by the coding sequence ATGATGTTTTCCGCAATATTGTCTAAACACAGTGCTTCATTGTTTTGTCCGGCTTCGCCATCCAAGGCTTTGCACGGTTACAGAAGGGCTTCCGGCCAGATGGGCGGGCTCAGTGCGCGCCGGGAGTCTCGGGTCCAGAGCATTATGGAGGGCGTCAGTCTGTGGCTGGCGGTCTTGTTGATGCTGTTTGTCCAGCCTCTTTATGCCGAGGCCAGCACCGGCAGTGAAGATTCAGCGGGTGTGCTGCACTTTGTGAATGCCAAAGGGCAGTGGCAGGAGCCAGCATTGGTTCTGGGCAGCGATTTCGATGTGCGGGTCAGTGGGCTGATTGCCGATAGCCGTCTGGTGCGCACCTTCAGGAACACCAGCGACCAGTGGCGCGAGGGCGTGTTTGTGTTTCCACTTCCGGAGACGGCCAGTGTATACGGGCTGACCATGAAGGTGGGGGAGCGCACCATTGTGGGGGAAGTTCAGCCCCGTGAGGAAGCAAAGAAAACCTATGAGAAAGCCAGGGATTCCGGGCGTCATGCAGCGACGGTTGAACAGCAGCGGCCGAATCTGTTCACAACCCGGGTGGCGAATATACCGCCTGGAGCAACGGTGAGTGTGGAGTTGAACTACCAGCAGTTGGTGGACTATCAGGACGGGATTTTTGAACTCAGTGTGCCGACGACTCTGACGCCGAGGTACATGCCGGGCGAGCCTCTGGCTACGTCGTCACAGCAGTGGGAAGGTGGTTGGGCGGTACCCACCACGGAGGTTCCGGATGCGGATTCCATCAGCCCGTTCACGGTGGATGTGGCAGACGTGGCTGCTGACAGCCACCGGGCTTCGCTCAGGTTCATCATTGATGCCGGGCTTCCGTTGGCTCAGGTGTCGAGCCCCAGCCATCAGCTTGCAACTGAGCAGGATGGCGGCGTGGTGACGGTTAAGCCGCAGGCGGGGACTATTGTGATGAATCGTGATTTTGTTTTGCGCTGGCAGCCTCTTGCCGGTCAGGAACCCGGAGCTGCTGTTTTTCAACAGCGCTGGGAAGGAGAGGACTATCTGTTGGCTATGGTGGTGCCGGGACGGGCTGGTAAAACCCGTTTGCCGCGAGAACTTACGTTTGTGATTGATACTTCCGGTTCCATGGCAGGGGAATCAATCCGGCAGGCGAGGGAAGCTCTGCAAATGGGGCTGGAGACACTGGCACCCGGTGACCGGTTCAATGTGATTCAGTTCAACTCCCAGCCCCACGCCCTCTTTGTACAGCCGGGAATGGCAACGCCCAACAACCTGGCCCGCGCACGCCATTATGTAAGCCAGCTACAGGCCGATGGAGGCACGGAAATGGCGCCGGCGCTGTCTATGGCTCTGCAAAGCCATGGCCGGGACGCGGGTGAACTTGCGGAAGATGCATCACCAAGAGTACGGCAAGTGGTATTCATGACTGATGGTGCGGTTGGTAATGAGTCTGCATTGTTCAGCCAGATCCGTCGTCAGCTTGGCGATCAGAGGCTGTTCACCGTAGCCATAGGTTCAGCACCTAACAGACATTTTATGCGTGAGGCTGCGCGCTGGGGTCGAGGCAGCTATACCGCAGTACAGGATCTTGCGGATATCAGCGGCCCTCTGGCCAGACTGTTCACGGCTATGGAAGCGCCGGTACTGACGGATATTGAGGTGAATTGGCCGGGTCAGTCAGCATCTACGCAGGAAGACAGTTTTCCGCTACGCCCAGGGGATCTGTTTCAGGGTGAACCCCTGTTGCAGGTGGTGCGAGGTGTGCCTGCAGCCGGAGAGCTGAGTGTTTCCGGGCGTTTGCCGGGTGGTGGTAAATGGCAGCGAAGCCTGGATTTGCAACAGGCGGCCATAGGTACGGGGCTGCACCGCTACTGGGCACGGGAGAAGATCAACAGTTTGCTGGATGAGGCGCGGGTTCAGGCGCAGGAGCCGGACAAGGAGCAAATCACCAGACTGGCAGTTGAACACAGCCTGATGTCGCCCTACACCAGTTTTGTGGCGGTCGATACAACGCCGGCCCGTGATCTGGAAAGCGCTTTGTTAAAAGACAATCTGCCGACGCTGTTGCCTGCTGGCTCCCAGCCCGGTATGGCACGCTACCCACAAACGGCTACCGCAGCGCCTTTGCTTGTTGCTCTGGGGCTGTTTGGCCTGATGCTCTGCGTCGCTATCGCTATGATGCAAAGGCGGTCGTATCCATGA
- a CDS encoding lysophospholipid acyltransferase family protein yields MGALRNVLAWFSVPVICMFALPLYIFRPFNPDNNRLLAIALARVGRAILGMKRPVEGAELMPRDRPVVAIANHQYNDDLFVMGDLVPPRTVTVGKSSLIWVPFFGQVFWLGGNVMLNRARSRKSIAAMQSTGDAITRDNKSLWVFVEGTRSKGRGLQKFKKGAFYAAVTAGVPIVMVCNGEYRKKTLGWWGKREPVTIRILPPVETTGLTAKDVPALIERCHKAMAEAISSL; encoded by the coding sequence ATGGGTGCTTTAAGAAATGTTCTGGCCTGGTTCAGTGTTCCGGTGATCTGTATGTTCGCCCTGCCGTTGTATATTTTCAGGCCGTTCAATCCCGATAATAACCGCCTGCTGGCCATAGCACTGGCTAGGGTTGGCCGCGCCATACTGGGCATGAAGCGCCCCGTGGAGGGTGCTGAGCTTATGCCTCGGGATCGCCCTGTGGTTGCTATCGCCAACCATCAGTACAACGATGACCTCTTCGTTATGGGTGATCTGGTGCCGCCACGCACTGTAACTGTAGGTAAATCATCACTGATCTGGGTTCCGTTTTTTGGCCAGGTATTCTGGCTTGGTGGCAATGTGATGCTGAATCGCGCCAGGTCACGCAAATCCATAGCGGCGATGCAGTCGACCGGTGATGCAATCACCCGTGATAACAAGAGCCTCTGGGTTTTTGTGGAGGGCACGCGGAGCAAGGGGCGTGGGCTGCAGAAGTTCAAAAAAGGGGCTTTTTACGCTGCGGTAACTGCCGGGGTGCCCATTGTTATGGTATGCAATGGGGAGTATCGCAAAAAGACTCTGGGCTGGTGGGGCAAACGTGAGCCTGTCACTATCCGGATCCTGCCTCCGGTGGAAACCACAGGCCTCACCGCTAAGGATGTTCCCGCTCTGATCGAGCGCTGCCATAAAGCGATGGCGGAAGCTATCTCCAGTCTCTGA
- a CDS encoding ATP-binding protein, which yields MSGNEPFDWSSTPAAVWRRHRSGLRAVRRLDPVQWSDLTGIDRQQQALARNTERFLAGDPSNNVLLWGARGTGKSSLIKALLNRYKERGLRIIEVDKDDLVNLPEIVDDICDLPFRFIIFCDDLSFDAGETGYKALKTVLEGSLELPPENVRVYATSNRRHLMPEFMSDNLNTRVQDGELHPAEAIDEQVSLADRFGLQLSFYAFSQEVYLQAIDDLFPDVAEREDLHREAIRFATSKGVRNGRTAQQFFRQFSGDDITR from the coding sequence ATGTCTGGAAATGAACCTTTTGACTGGTCATCCACGCCCGCCGCAGTGTGGCGCCGCCATCGCTCAGGTCTGCGCGCAGTGCGGCGCCTTGACCCGGTTCAGTGGAGTGACCTGACCGGCATTGATCGTCAGCAGCAGGCGCTGGCACGTAACACTGAACGCTTTCTTGCCGGAGATCCTTCAAATAATGTGCTGCTTTGGGGGGCGAGAGGAACCGGCAAGTCATCTCTGATCAAGGCTTTGCTGAACCGCTATAAAGAACGCGGCTTGCGAATCATCGAAGTGGACAAGGATGATCTGGTGAACCTGCCAGAGATAGTTGACGATATCTGCGATTTACCGTTCCGCTTTATCATTTTCTGCGACGACTTGTCCTTCGATGCGGGCGAAACCGGTTACAAGGCATTGAAGACCGTACTTGAAGGCTCGCTGGAACTGCCGCCGGAAAATGTCCGGGTTTACGCCACTTCTAACCGTCGACACCTGATGCCGGAGTTTATGTCCGACAACCTCAATACCAGGGTTCAGGACGGAGAACTCCATCCTGCGGAGGCGATAGACGAACAGGTTTCTCTGGCCGATCGCTTTGGCCTGCAGCTTTCTTTCTACGCATTTTCTCAGGAGGTCTATCTGCAGGCGATTGATGACCTGTTTCCGGATGTTGCGGAGCGTGAGGATCTGCACCGCGAAGCCATTCGCTTTGCAACCTCCAAAGGTGTGCGTAATGGCCGTACTGCGCAGCAGTTTTTCCGCCAGTTTTCCGGAGATGATATTACGCGCTGA
- a CDS encoding ATP-binding protein: MTLKRQLFVASLLMLLIPWAGLQFVLELDHALRQQALQQLQDQAERLAQTAGDLSLGLPSVASQAPAIYVENISSPLNLDGYSDDWPGYDEAEQFQPWQTAGHPESPEKTSGSPTMHWQAATDQRHLYLLIRVSNHQPIFFNPGAPEQPHDQLILWLEPADGNLNPDNRVTSWMIRTPAPGRVYANAGGTEHQPDYRVSGIWQPAGNGWQLELQLPKPSQGSRLGFAALWNNNPEATHTSTSTDPLPILVERKPELERQLTPGMGRGQIARLIEPAGWVVAQQSTPSRQQQPEFEGLSPLQVIEHISLNALRALVQFYQPRPATLAMGTNRLEMSALPEDGIVRHTDDSIWLMTTHPVFGGRTLVLEQSLDQLLTLSGSTLGSVIARSTIMIIGLTLVLLGYASWLSWRITRLQRAVSSSIDQDGRIIGTIATLPGARARDELGQLQNHFAQMADRLHGYNRYLESFSKRLSHELKTPVAVVRSSLENLPHSKTEEERSQYIGRATAATERLRQILHGMSEATRLEQSFDHADKEVFDLAEVIGQATAAYQSLDEDHRFEYTGPASGVSLTGSPELIVQLLDKLVDNARDFTPPNGRIITGLEHTGNEICLSVFNEGSELPASQDTSIFSPFVSVREGSEEGHLGQGLLIVQLIADFHGGRIEAENGIQSSIEGVCFRVMIPAAHF; the protein is encoded by the coding sequence GTGACACTCAAACGCCAGCTCTTCGTTGCCAGCCTGTTGATGCTGCTGATCCCCTGGGCCGGCCTGCAGTTCGTACTGGAACTCGATCATGCTCTGCGACAACAGGCACTCCAGCAATTGCAGGACCAGGCTGAACGGCTGGCACAGACCGCCGGGGACCTCAGCCTTGGGCTTCCCTCCGTGGCATCACAGGCGCCAGCCATTTATGTGGAAAACATCAGCAGCCCTCTCAATCTGGACGGGTACAGTGATGACTGGCCCGGTTACGACGAGGCGGAACAGTTCCAGCCCTGGCAGACGGCCGGACATCCTGAGTCGCCCGAAAAAACCTCTGGTTCTCCCACCATGCACTGGCAAGCGGCAACCGATCAGCGTCACCTGTACCTGTTGATACGCGTCAGTAACCACCAGCCCATTTTCTTCAATCCCGGCGCGCCTGAACAACCACACGATCAGCTCATACTCTGGCTCGAGCCTGCGGACGGCAACCTGAATCCGGACAACCGGGTTACCTCCTGGATGATTCGCACACCTGCACCCGGCAGGGTTTATGCCAACGCAGGAGGAACTGAGCACCAGCCGGATTATCGGGTTAGCGGAATCTGGCAGCCGGCAGGCAATGGCTGGCAGCTTGAACTGCAACTGCCGAAACCATCCCAGGGCAGCCGGCTGGGGTTTGCCGCATTGTGGAACAACAACCCGGAAGCAACACATACCTCAACATCTACAGATCCGCTTCCGATACTGGTTGAACGCAAACCCGAACTCGAACGGCAACTCACTCCGGGAATGGGCAGAGGGCAGATAGCCCGACTGATTGAGCCGGCGGGCTGGGTGGTTGCACAACAGTCAACGCCATCCCGGCAACAACAGCCAGAGTTTGAAGGGCTCAGTCCGCTGCAGGTTATTGAGCATATCAGCCTCAATGCCCTGCGGGCTCTGGTACAGTTTTATCAACCCAGACCAGCGACCCTGGCAATGGGCACGAACCGGCTTGAAATGAGTGCTTTACCGGAAGACGGCATTGTCCGCCATACAGATGACAGCATCTGGCTGATGACTACACACCCGGTTTTTGGTGGACGGACTCTGGTGCTTGAGCAATCTCTGGATCAGCTGCTGACATTGTCAGGCTCTACCCTGGGCTCCGTTATTGCCCGCAGTACGATTATGATTATCGGCCTGACTCTGGTTTTACTGGGTTATGCGAGCTGGTTATCCTGGCGTATTACTCGTTTACAGCGCGCTGTCAGCAGCAGCATTGATCAGGATGGCCGGATTATCGGCACTATTGCCACTCTGCCTGGCGCCAGAGCCAGGGATGAGCTGGGCCAACTGCAAAACCACTTCGCCCAGATGGCTGACAGGCTACATGGCTACAACCGGTATCTTGAGAGCTTTTCCAAGCGCTTGTCCCATGAACTCAAAACACCGGTCGCCGTTGTACGCTCCTCACTGGAAAACCTGCCACACAGCAAAACAGAAGAAGAACGTTCCCAGTATATCGGGCGCGCAACTGCAGCAACGGAACGTTTGCGCCAGATCCTTCATGGCATGAGCGAAGCTACGCGTCTGGAGCAGAGCTTTGACCACGCAGATAAAGAAGTGTTTGATCTTGCCGAAGTCATTGGCCAGGCAACTGCGGCTTACCAGTCGCTGGATGAAGATCACCGGTTTGAGTACACCGGCCCGGCTTCCGGTGTCAGTCTGACCGGCTCCCCGGAACTGATCGTACAGCTACTGGACAAACTGGTGGATAATGCCAGGGACTTTACGCCGCCAAATGGCCGGATCATCACGGGCCTGGAACATACCGGGAACGAGATCTGCCTGTCTGTTTTCAACGAAGGGTCAGAGCTACCAGCCAGCCAGGACACCAGTATTTTCAGCCCCTTCGTGTCAGTGAGGGAGGGCAGCGAAGAAGGCCATCTCGGCCAGGGCCTGCTGATTGTTCAGCTGATCGCCGATTTTCACGGTGGGCGCATAGAAGCAGAAAATGGGATCCAAAGCAGTATTGAAGGTGTCTGCTTCCGGGTTATGATTCCAGCTGCCCATTTTTAA
- a CDS encoding GlsB/YeaQ/YmgE family stress response membrane protein, giving the protein MNLILFLIIGGVAGWLAGLIMKGRGFGVLANIGIGILGSFIGGFVFRLLGLAAQGAIGELVTATVGAVLLLAIVSKIKKG; this is encoded by the coding sequence ATGAACCTGATTCTGTTTTTGATTATCGGTGGTGTTGCCGGCTGGCTCGCCGGCCTGATCATGAAGGGCCGTGGCTTTGGCGTACTGGCCAATATCGGTATTGGTATTCTTGGCTCGTTTATCGGCGGTTTTGTTTTTCGCCTGTTAGGGTTAGCTGCTCAGGGTGCTATTGGTGAGCTGGTGACGGCTACCGTAGGCGCGGTTTTACTGCTGGCGATTGTCAGCAAAATCAAGAAGGGCTGA
- the pdsR gene encoding proteobacterial dedicated sortase system response regulator — protein MKKHLVLIEDEPAIRDNYRAAFERRGYHVSTYGDRASAWQVLRQNLPDLTIIDVGLGDEPEGGFTLCQDLRSLSGTLPIIFLTARDSDIDSVHGLRLGADDYVTKDMSMEHLLARVTALLRRADAWAEARQKPDEVVSRGRLNLNVDRMTAAWDQAAVDLTVTEFWMLHALVQHPGHVRSREQLMEAASTVLDDNTVTSHIKRIRSKFLQLDNTFDSIQTAYGMGYRWNAREL, from the coding sequence ATGAAAAAACACCTTGTCCTGATAGAGGACGAACCCGCCATCCGGGATAACTACCGCGCGGCCTTTGAGCGCCGGGGCTATCATGTATCCACATACGGTGACCGAGCATCCGCATGGCAGGTGTTACGTCAGAACCTGCCTGACCTCACCATTATTGATGTTGGACTGGGGGACGAGCCAGAAGGCGGGTTTACCCTGTGCCAGGATTTGCGCTCGCTGTCCGGAACGCTGCCTATCATTTTCCTGACAGCCCGGGACAGTGACATAGACTCCGTCCACGGCCTGCGCCTGGGTGCTGATGACTACGTCACCAAAGATATGAGCATGGAGCACCTGCTGGCGCGGGTCACTGCCCTGCTGCGACGCGCCGATGCATGGGCCGAAGCCCGGCAAAAACCTGACGAAGTGGTAAGCCGTGGCCGCCTGAACCTCAATGTTGATCGTATGACGGCCGCCTGGGATCAGGCTGCTGTAGACCTCACCGTGACCGAGTTCTGGATGCTTCATGCTCTGGTACAGCATCCAGGCCACGTGCGCAGTCGCGAGCAACTGATGGAGGCAGCCAGCACGGTTCTGGACGACAATACGGTGACCTCCCACATCAAACGCATCCGGAGCAAATTCCTGCAACTGGACAATACCTTTGACAGCATCCAGACCGCCTATGGCATGGGCTATCGCTGGAATGCCCGTGAGCTCTGA
- a CDS encoding OmpA family protein: MTVLVLDNPDLIAKAAIASGFNAATLMTEGRRPHRMRFHYGFNKHSLDSSDKVIVRQHAVYLRQHPTINVRIHGHSDNFGAEDYNRFLSRLRTNSVARLLMDEGIAESRILVSSWGSDRPLATPDDRAANRRIELEYLTHDMARAL; this comes from the coding sequence ATGACCGTACTCGTATTGGACAACCCGGATTTGATTGCCAAAGCCGCTATAGCATCCGGCTTTAATGCGGCCACCCTTATGACTGAAGGCAGGCGCCCACACCGGATGAGATTTCATTATGGTTTCAACAAGCACTCTCTGGACAGTTCAGACAAGGTGATTGTGCGCCAACATGCTGTGTACCTGAGGCAACACCCAACCATCAACGTCCGGATTCATGGCCACTCGGATAATTTTGGTGCAGAGGATTATAACCGTTTCCTGTCCAGACTGCGGACCAACTCTGTCGCGAGACTTCTGATGGACGAAGGTATTGCCGAGTCCCGTATTCTGGTCTCCAGCTGGGGATCAGACCGCCCGCTGGCTACGCCTGACGACCGGGCAGCCAATCGCCGTATAGAACTGGAATACCTGACCCACGATATGGCCAGAGCACTCTAG
- a CDS encoding MAPEG family protein gives MIVPVTGVFAAVLGILLLVLSVQVVKFRLKFKKGMGTTGDRDFEAAVRAHANLVEYAPLGLIMLGIAELNGVASGLVYWTGMALVVGRLLHAWGMINGSGGPHKARMIGILLTWLAILAAAVLLLWNVWQVYG, from the coding sequence ATGATCGTACCTGTTACCGGAGTGTTTGCTGCTGTACTTGGGATTCTGTTGTTGGTGCTGTCTGTTCAGGTGGTGAAATTCCGTCTGAAGTTCAAGAAGGGTATGGGCACTACAGGTGATCGCGATTTCGAGGCCGCCGTTCGTGCTCACGCCAACCTTGTAGAGTATGCACCCCTGGGTCTGATCATGCTGGGTATTGCAGAACTGAACGGTGTTGCCAGCGGTCTTGTTTACTGGACGGGCATGGCCCTGGTCGTCGGCCGGCTCCTTCACGCCTGGGGTATGATCAATGGCAGCGGCGGGCCACATAAAGCCCGAATGATCGGTATTTTACTGACCTGGCTGGCCATTCTGGCTGCTGCGGTTCTGTTGTTATGGAATGTATGGCAGGTATACGGCTGA
- a CDS encoding DUF3422 family protein, protein MSALLESLEIHPLRDDLYNELHSRPFQVIPSPARVTHIAVLTTPEQRQQQFEHLQLLSRQMGCPVPEQEVGCFEQTFGTLRVRREMHMEFASYTFINLTASDSEPFADTGITPLPEGWLAQLPGTVVAAFHLDILPAEYGVNGDPEDIRQHFEGLRLVGSSPKEGAAKVWSTFRLHKDGFGRFMVVNHNMSDSQLGRLTQRLMEIETYRLMSLLALPVARKISPTLNEMDQKLAIITQALADEHDVDEQTLLAQLTNIAARIEAFRATATFRFSATRAYHRLVLTRLEELREDELSGHLTLTEFMTRRLTPAVKTCEAVSERLEDLSRRVDRASDMMRTRVELAIQSQNQQLLSSMDRRSKIQLMMQHTVEGFSVVAITYYLIGLLKLVLDSVYEAGIIFNKTLTLGIAIPATLALVYLSIRFVHHHFIRMAKRQ, encoded by the coding sequence GTGAGCGCGCTACTTGAGTCTCTCGAGATTCACCCTCTCAGAGATGATCTGTACAACGAGCTGCATTCCCGGCCTTTTCAGGTTATTCCCTCCCCTGCCCGGGTGACTCATATTGCGGTGCTGACAACGCCGGAGCAGCGCCAGCAGCAGTTTGAGCACCTGCAACTGCTTTCCCGGCAGATGGGCTGCCCGGTTCCGGAACAGGAAGTTGGTTGTTTCGAGCAGACGTTTGGCACCCTGCGGGTACGCAGGGAAATGCACATGGAATTCGCCTCTTACACCTTCATCAACCTGACAGCCAGCGACTCAGAGCCCTTTGCTGATACCGGTATAACCCCCCTGCCGGAAGGCTGGCTTGCGCAACTTCCAGGCACAGTGGTTGCAGCCTTTCATCTGGACATTCTGCCTGCTGAATACGGGGTTAATGGTGATCCTGAAGACATACGCCAGCACTTCGAAGGGTTGCGACTGGTGGGCAGCAGTCCCAAAGAAGGCGCAGCAAAAGTCTGGAGCACATTCAGGTTGCACAAAGACGGGTTCGGGCGTTTTATGGTGGTAAATCACAACATGTCGGATAGCCAGCTCGGCCGTCTGACCCAGCGCCTGATGGAGATTGAAACCTACCGGCTGATGTCTCTTCTGGCACTGCCTGTTGCCCGGAAAATCTCCCCCACTCTCAATGAAATGGATCAGAAGCTGGCGATCATCACCCAGGCACTGGCGGATGAGCACGATGTAGACGAACAGACGCTGCTTGCTCAGCTAACCAATATTGCCGCGCGCATCGAAGCATTCCGGGCCACTGCTACCTTCCGCTTTTCTGCCACTCGCGCCTACCATCGCCTGGTACTGACGCGACTGGAGGAACTCAGGGAAGATGAGCTTTCCGGGCACCTCACCCTCACAGAATTCATGACCCGCCGCCTGACACCAGCGGTAAAAACCTGCGAAGCAGTCAGCGAGCGACTCGAAGACCTGTCCAGACGGGTGGACAGGGCTTCCGATATGATGCGTACGCGGGTAGAACTCGCTATCCAGAGTCAGAACCAACAGCTACTGAGCTCCATGGACAGGCGCTCCAAAATCCAGCTGATGATGCAGCACACTGTTGAAGGCTTTTCCGTTGTCGCTATTACCTATTACCTGATAGGCCTTCTCAAGCTGGTTCTGGATTCAGTTTACGAAGCCGGGATCATTTTTAACAAAACCCTGACACTGGGTATTGCCATTCCTGCCACTCTGGCACTGGTGTATCTGAGCATACGATTTGTCCACCACCACTTTATACGCATGGCAAAACGGCAATAA